From a region of the Streptomyces sp. NBC_01454 genome:
- a CDS encoding peroxiredoxin, with product MASAPQTGTPAPDFTLPGGVLTGDRFERRDHTLSLRRGRPLVLAFYPGDDTSVCTKQLCSYSSGLERFQDQEAEVWGISPQDVDSHERFARKHDLRMPLLADTDREVARAFGIAAPGIGVRRAVFLIRPDGTLHWKHVALLGATFQSLDTLTRKLADLPTT from the coding sequence ATGGCCTCAGCACCGCAGACCGGTACACCGGCGCCCGACTTCACCCTGCCCGGTGGTGTGCTGACCGGCGACCGCTTCGAGCGCCGTGACCACACCCTGTCCCTGCGGCGCGGCCGCCCGCTGGTCCTGGCGTTCTATCCGGGCGACGACACCAGCGTGTGCACCAAGCAGCTGTGCTCCTACTCCAGCGGCCTGGAGCGGTTCCAGGACCAGGAGGCGGAGGTCTGGGGCATCAGCCCGCAGGACGTCGACAGTCACGAGCGGTTCGCGCGCAAGCACGACCTGCGGATGCCCCTGCTCGCCGACACCGATCGCGAGGTCGCCCGCGCCTTCGGCATCGCCGCCCCCGGCATCGGCGTGCGACGGGCGGTCTTCCTCATCCGCCCCGACGGCACCCTGCACTGGAAGCATGTCGCGCTGCTCGGTGCCACCTTCCAGTCCCTGGAC